A DNA window from Naumovozyma dairenensis CBS 421 chromosome 7, complete genome contains the following coding sequences:
- the YRA2 gene encoding Yra2p (similar to Saccharomyces cerevisiae YRA2 (YKL214C); ancestral locus Anc_1.535), whose amino-acid sequence MFSFRSIILLQPYRRRDLRNNLASRLGMEDKAGQKWLAEHKTPELPKKRVRFNSIPLDVSDFTIEDMLKEFGTPVYIKFYEMKDARSCIVEFEDLSIMEKIIKNFNGKDLNGTKLEVEMYEQYPKKSPRNKPSRPDSRDDYSQYRRNNSRGSRGSHYSLESKSSRPASSQKKTAEDLDAELDAYMNS is encoded by the coding sequence ATGTTTTCTTTCCGGAGTATCATATTACTACAGCCATATCGTCGTCGAGATTTAAGAAATAACTTAGCTTCAAGATTGGGAATGGAAGATAAAGCCGGCCAAAAATGGTTAGCCGAACATAAAACGCCAGAGTTACCAAAGAAAAGAGTTAGGTTCAACAGTATTCCATTAGATGTATCAGATTTCACAATCGAAGATATGCTCAAAGAATTCGGAACACCTGTTTACATTAAGTTCTATGAAATGAAAGATGCCAGATCATGTATTGTAGAGTTTGAGGATTTATCAATAATGGAGAAGATcattaaaaattttaacGGTAAGGATTTAAATGGAACTAAACTTGAAGTGGAGATGTATGAACAATATCCTAAAAAATCTCCTAGAAATAAGCCAAGTCGTCCCGACAGTCGTGATGATTATAGTCAGtatagaagaaataatagCCGCGGAAGTAGAGGAAGTCATTATTCATTAGAGTCAAAGAGCAGTAGACCGGCGTCATCCCAGAAGAAAACAGCAGAAGATTTAGATGCGGAATTGGATGCATATATGAATAGTTAA
- the DOA1 gene encoding Doa1p (similar to Saccharomyces cerevisiae DOA1 (YKL213C); ancestral locus Anc_1.534) has protein sequence MSTYQLRATLRGHRQDVKDVVAIDDTKIASVSRDGTVRLWTNDPNDPTNWSDTILATNEKYLNALTYDEERGIIFYSGQDSIVNGVLLSSNLEEDPIFTLVGHESNVCSLEMSNETLVSGSWDKTAKVWQNGSLKYDLKGHEASVWCAKSFPGVENKYVSVSADQTIKIWENNVAIKTLGGIHTDVIRRVEISKSNPNEIITCSNDSTIKLSNIESGEIIRNWCGHESFVYSVKQFNLSNDLVSCGEDRSVIIWDSNNSGPKQVIKLPAVSIWSIDILPNDDIIIGSSDQLIRIFTKNETRMASPEAMKELAEEVSKISINAQTMGFDESKVSPYEVLNAPGKKEGQVVVVRAPTGALEAHLYSSNHWSKVGDVVGSGGATGNDQKTEYEGKLYDYVFDVDIQEGVPPLKLPINVSDNPYTVADHFIAKYELSPSYKNDIVNFILKNTNGMSFDEVPTELNKNTETDKKWKILPIKTYLSLRNYNADSIFNGIVKFNSKEKTFDDEQIATIGADLQDADENWEALYSYAVIIRSKWENKTPAYDILRLIVQKLPAAVNLAEFVEEGLGNKSISIVMLTVRMLANCFENQIWGLELMSSNKVYESIFETIDVNFENATKKQAQNLALAVSTLILNYSVRVVQSGTEKLDIGPVVIEAMNTKYAPLEEYQENEEAAYRLVVAYGNFATVEPTLRHFAKSISWLLNVKKMYGIIPRFKDIFDDLD, from the coding sequence ATGTCAACTTATCAGCTAAGAGCTACGTTAAGAGGCCACAGGCAAGATGTTAAAGATGTGGTGGCAATTGATGATACCAAGATCGCCAGTGTTTCAAGAGATGGTACAGTGAGATTATGGACGAATGATCCAAATGATCCTACGAACTGGAGTGATACTATCTTGGCAaccaatgaaaaatatttgaacgCTTTAACTTACGATGAAGAACgtggtattattttttattccgGTCAAGATTCAATAGTCAACGGAGTTTTACTATCATCGAATCTGGAAGAAGATCCTATTTTTACATTAGTTGGTCATGAATCAAATGTATGTAGTCTAGAAATGTCTAATGAAACTTTAGTTAGTGGGAGTTGGGATAAAACTGCTAAGGTTTGGCAAAATGGGTCATTAAAATATGACTTAAAGGGCCACGAAGCATCCGTCTGGTGTGCGAAATCCTTTCCAGGTgtggaaaataaatatgtttCAGTTTCAGCCGACCAAACGATTAAAATTTGGGAAAATAATGTGGCTATAAAGACCCTTGGTGGGATTCATACTGATGTCATCCGTCGTGttgaaatttccaaatcaaaTCCAAACGAAATCATTACTTGCTCTAATGATTCTACTATCAAGTTATCCAATATTGAAAGCGGCGAGATAATCAGAAATTGGTGCGGCCATGAAAGTTTTGTCTACAGTGTGAAACAATTCAATTTATCCAATGATCTTGTATCGTGTGGTGAAGATAGATCAGTAATTATATGGGATTCCAATAATTCAGGGCCTAAACAAGTAATTAAACTGCCAGCTGTGTCCATATGGTCCATTGACATTTTAcctaatgatgatattatcaTTGGAAGTAGTGATCAGTTGATAAGAATTTTTActaaaaatgaaacaagAATGGCCTCTCCTGAAGCAATGAAAGAACTGGCTGAAGAAGTTTCCAAAATTTCTATCAATGCCCAAACAATGGGATTTGATGAATCAAAAGTATCTCCCTACGAAGTGTTAAATGCACCTGGTAAAAAAGAGGGCCAAGTTGTAGTTGTTAGAGCTCCAACTGGTGCTCTGGAGGCACATTTATACTCCAGTAACCATTGGTCCAAAGTTGGCGATGTTGTAGGTTCTGGGGGAGCAACTGGTAACGATCAAAAAACAGAGTATGAAGGGAAGTTATATGATTATGTCTTTGATGTAGATATTCAAGAGGGGGTCCCACCATTGAAATTACCCATTAATGTGTCAGATAATCCATATACTGTTGCGGATCACTTTATAGCAAAATATGAGTTATCTCCGAGCTacaaaaatgatattgtcaattttatattaaagaataCCAACGGGATGTCATTTGATGAAGTACCAACCGagttaaataaaaatacagaAACTGATAAAAAGTGGAAGATTCTCCCCATAAAAACATATTTATCTTTACGGAATTATAATGCAGATTCAATTTTTAATGGTATTGTAAAATTTAATTCCAAAGAGAAGacatttgatgatgaacaGATTGCAACGATTGGAGCTGATTTACAAGATGCAGATGAAAATTGGGAAGCCCTATATTCCTAtgctgttattattaggtCTAAATGGGAAAATAAGACACCTGCTTACGATATATTACGTTTGATTGTCCAAAAGTTACCAGCAGCAGTAAACCTTGCTGAATTTGTAGAGGAAGGATTAGGTAACAAAAGTATTTCCATTGTTATGTTGACTGTCCGTATGTTGGCAAATTGTTTTGAAAACCAGATATGGGGACTCGAGTTAATGTCCTCAAATAAAGTTTATGAATCCATTTTCGAAACAATAGATgttaattttgaaaacgCAACTAAGAAACAGGCACAAAATTTGGCATTAGCGGTCTCtacattaatattaaattacaGTGTCCGTGTTGTGCAAAGCGGTACTGAGAAATTAGATATTGGACCCGTAGTTATTGAGGCAATGAATACGAAATATGCACCTTTGGAAGAATATCAAGAGAATGAGGAGGCAGCTTATAGACTTGTTGTAGCTTATGGTAATTTCGCAACTGTGGAGCCGACTTTAAGGCACTTCGCtaaatcaatttcttgGTTACTGAACGTTAAGAAAATGTACGGGATAATTCCAAGGTTCAAAGACATTTTTGATGATTTGGATTAG
- the PET8 gene encoding Pet8p (similar to Saccharomyces cerevisiae PET8 (YNL003C); ancestral locus Anc_1.404), with protein MVLSSFLTSLLSGAAAGTSTDLVFFPIDTLKTRLQAKGGFFANGGYHGIYRGLGSAIVASAPSASLFFISYDTMKVEARPYIEKLIQNTTKNDAPSTQLADTLTHMFSSSVGEVAACLVRVPAEVIKQRTQVHKTNSSLQTLKIILRNENGDGIRKNLYRGWSTTIMREIPFTCIQFPLYEFLKKKWKEADASDGPLNPVKGAISGSIAGGVAAATTTPLDFLKTRLMLNKTSIPVRHLVQNIYRDEGFKIFFSGIIPRTMWISAGGAIFLGVYEMTHYVIDTSHLLSTFP; from the coding sequence ATGGTCCTGAGTTCATTTCTAACATCCCTCCTGTCAGGTGCAGCAGCTGGAACGTCAACAGATCTAGTGTTTTTCCCCATTGATACCTTAAAAACAAGATTACAGGCTAAGGGAGGATTTTTTGCTAACGGTGGCTACCATGGTATTTATAGAGGTCTAGGTAGTGCAATTGTCGCATCTGCACCAAGTGCTTCTCTCTTCTTTATCAGTTATGATACAATGAAAGTAGAGGCTAGGCCGTATATTGAGAAGTTGATACAGAATACAACCAAAAATGATGCTCCATCTACTCAATTAGCAGATACTTTAACTCATAtgttttcatcatctgttGGTGAAGTTGCTGCATGTTTAGTTCGAGTGCCAGCTGAAGTCATTAAACAACGAACTCAAGTACATAAaacaaattcttcattacAAACGTTAAAGATCATTCttagaaatgaaaatggtgATGGTATtagaaaaaatttatatcGAGGTTGGTCTACCACCATCATGAGAGAAATACCATTTACCTGTATCCAATTCCCATTATACGAATTcttaaaaaagaaatggaaagaaGCTGATGCTTCCGATGGACCATTAAATCCGGTAAAGGGAGCAATATCAGGCTCTATAGCTGGTGGGGTtgcagcagcaacaactACACCATTAGATTTTCTTAAGACTAGGCTGATGTTAAATAAGACATCAATACCTGTTAGACATCTCGtgcaaaatatttatcGAGATGAAggattcaaaattttctttagtGGAATCATCCCAAGGACGATGTGGATAAGTGCTGGTGGTGCAATTTTCTTGGGAGTCTATGAAATGACTCACTACGTAATTGATACGTCACATTTACTATCTACTTTTCCATAA
- the NDAI0G00170 gene encoding uncharacterized protein (similar to Saccharomyces cerevisiae YCL012C; ancestral locus Anc_1.407), which yields MYTRFRYRLGGRIELNDSFVDDLEQGFNSRHFDIISNNVDDERSGLDDATKEEIRRIMQAQNISFDKARLLYTERQFNENGIASDGMPLDPKAVTFGRH from the coding sequence atgTATACCAGATTTAGGTACCGCCTCGGAGGACGAATAGAACTTAATGACTCTTTTGTAGATGACTTAGAGCAAGGGTTTAATTCAAGACATTTCGATATAATTTCCAATAATGTGGATGATGAAAGGTCTGGATTAGATGATGCCACCAAGGAAGAGATTAGACGAATTATGCAAGCTCAAAACATAAGCTTCGATAAGGCTAGATTACTTTATACAGAGAGACAATTCAATGAAAACGGGATAGCTAGTGATGGAATGCCGTTAGATCCCAAGGCTGTCACTTTTGGAAGACATTGA
- the HRB1 gene encoding mRNA-binding protein (similar to Saccharomyces cerevisiae GBP2 (YCL011C) and HRB1 (YNL004W); ancestral locus Anc_1.408), translated as MSDDGQRSRPDDRRSYRSKPSNDSYVSSSRYDRPDRGYRNDNGYRRDDRRNDKRYDDHRGYHGSRDTGRFQRSGGRGRMDRRSDKGDYGPVLARELDSTYEEKVNRNYSNSIFVGNLTYDCTPEDLREYFSGIGEVVRADIITSKGHHRGMGTVEFTNSKDVEDAIRQYDGSYFLDRQIFVRQDNPPPDGGRSSRRSDESISSSRGYQDKSSSSYDRAPSTRQPNRQGYKVFIANLPFSINWQALKDMFKEFGDVLRADIELDSRGRSRGFGTVILREKSAMEKAIATLNGTEMEGRRIDVKEGYSNRQDPSDYKYGNDYRNDINTAPNHDQSRMDVDEDNQMPNIETEQNPVGARAIPTQPSYAPPILKNSTFTENVTGSGERNHLIYCNNLPASTARSDLYDLFESIGRISNAELKYNDKGEPTSEAVVEYINLEDADVCIERLNGYNYGGCELQISYGKRS; from the coding sequence ATGAGTGATGATGGTCAACGTAGTCGTCCAGATGACAGAAGAAGTTATCGCTCAAAACCTAGTAACGATTCATATGTTTCTTCGAGTAGATATGACCGCCCCGACAGAGGATACCGTAATGATAACGGGTATCGTAGAGATGATAGAAGAAACGACAAAAGATATGATGATCATCGTGGATACCACGGTTCTAGAGACACTGGTAGGTTTCAAAGATCAGGAGGTAGAGGTAGAATGGATAGAAGAAGTGACAAAGGTGATTACGGTCCTGTATTAGCAAGAGAATTGGATAGTACTTACGAAGAGAAAGTGAATAGAAACTATTCCAATAGTATATTCGTCGGAAACTTAACATACGATTGTACTCCAGAAGATTTAAGAGAATATTTCTCTGGTATCGGTGAAGTGGTACGTGCAGATATCATTACATCAAAAGGTCATCATAGAGGAATGGGGACCGTCGAATTCACGAATTCCAAAGATGTTGAAGATGCCATTCGTCAATATGATGgttcatattttttggaCCGTCAAATATTTGTTAGACAAGATAATCCACCACCTGATGGTGGACGTAGTTCAAGAAGATCCGACGAATCTATTTCCTCATCACGCGGTTACCAAGacaaatcatcatcatcgtaTGATAGAGCACCCTCAACTAGACAGCCAAATCGCCAAGGATACAAGGTTTTCATTGCCAATTTACCATTTTCTATCAACTGGCAAGCTTTAAAGGATAtgtttaaagaatttggtGATGTTTTACGCGCCGATATCGAATTAGATTCTCGTGGTCGTTCTAGAGGTTTTGGTACAGTTATTTTACGTGAAAAGAGTGCAATGGAAAAGGCTATTGCAACGCTTAATGGTACTGAAATGGAAGGAAGGAGGATAGATGTCAAAGAAGGTTATTCCAACCGTCAAGATCCAAGCGATTATAAATATGGAAATGACTACAGGAATGACATTAATACTGCTCCAAATCACGACCAATCAAGAATGgatgttgatgaagataatcAAATGCCAAATATTGAGACGGAACAAAATCCAGTTGGCGCAAGAGCTATTCCAACTCAACCTAGTTATGCTCCTCCAATTCTTAAAAATTCTACTTTCACAGAAAATGTTACTGGCAGCGGTGAACGTAACCATTTAATTTACTGTAATAACCTACCAGCCTCCACAGCAAGAAGTGATTTATACGATTTATTCGAAAGTATCGGTAGAATCAGCAATGcagaattgaaatataatgacAAAGGTGAACCTACAAGTGAAGCTGTCGTAGAATATATCAATTTAGAAGACGCTGATGTTTGTATTGAAAGACTGAACGGTTACAATTATGGTGGTTGCGAGTTACAAATATCGTATGGTAAACGTTCTTAA
- the MRP7 gene encoding mitochondrial 54S ribosomal protein bL27m (similar to Saccharomyces cerevisiae MRP7 (YNL005C); ancestral locus Anc_1.410), with product MSSLVKRFACVIVQQVRHSTKRAAGSRTSMKDSAGRRLGPKKYEGQQVKTGQILMRQRGTKFYPGENVGIGKDHTLFALEPGIVRYYLDPFHPKRKFLGVALSRDYSLPKDHFAPNVRRFGRVEIKNEKVAQMEEETLPRKQDLLKSSILEKLQSRDSKRVELEDQYSKLVKDQFKLPITDEEDLPLATKYLARLRSSLKNGFPLEDAQFYSKCYLEMNMKLKSQKEKWSQDIIEKEQTRIAELTTLLDKSVSFSNKLDLIPYLSQETRNNLKSEFIDKLRTNFPEIKTKKDRKAIKELFNDANRFLTLSEEVKLRRTYLKPIMSESLEDTLIKDKNIDKKTMKKITIIKRFNYERHRVDTIVRTNSAFLNKL from the coding sequence ATGTCCTCCTTGGTTAAGAGATTTGCATGTGTGATCGTGCAGCAAGTGCGTCATTCAACGAAAAGAGCCGCTGGTTCAAGAACCTCTATGAAAGACTCTGCAGGTAGAAGACTGGGTCCCAAGAAATATGAAGGACAACAAGTTAAAACAGGTCAAATATTGATGAGACAAAGAGGAACCAAGTTTTATCCCGGAGAAAATGTCGGTATAGGGAAAGACCATACTTTGTTCGCTTTGGAACCAGGTATTGTTAGATATTATTTGGACCCATTCCATCCAAAAAGGAAGTTCCTTGGCGTGGCTCTAAGTAGAGATTATAGTTTACCAAAGGACCATTTTGCTCCAAATGTAAGGAGATTTGGAAGAGTTGAGATCAAGAACGAAAAAGTAGCTCaaatggaagaagaaacattACCAAGGAAAcaagatttattgaaaagttccattttagaaaaattacaatctCGTGATTCGAAGAGAGTTGAACTAGAAGATCAATATTCCAAACTGGTGAAAGATCAATTTAAATTACCAATTACTGATGAGGAAGATTTGCCTTTAGCAACGAAATATTTGGCCCGTTTGAGatcttctttgaaaaacGGATTCCCACTTGAAGATGCTCAATTTTATTCCAAATGTTACCTtgaaatgaatatgaaattgaaatcacaaaaagaaaaatggtCGCAAgacattattgaaaaggaacAAACGAGGATTGCTGAACTAACGACCTTATTGGATAAATCAGTTTCATTCTCCAATAAATTAGATCTAATTCCGTATTTATCGCAGGAAACTAGAAACAATTTAAAATCagaatttattgataaattacGAACCAACTTCCCTGAAATAAAAACTAAGAAGGACAGGAAGgcaattaaagaattatttaatgatgCAAATAGATTTTTGACCTTGTCAGAGGAAGTCAAATTAAGAAGAACATATTTAAAACCGATCATGTCCGAATCATTGGAAGATACAttaataaaagataaaaatattgataagaaaacaatgaaaaaaattactatAATAAAACGTTTCAATTATGAAAGACACCGTGTAGATACAATTGTGAGAACGAATAGTGCATTTCTCAACAAACTCtga
- the NDAI0G00200 gene encoding pheromone-regulated K(+) transporter PRM6 (similar to Saccharomyces cerevisiae YJR054W and PRM6 (YML047C); ancestral locus Anc_1.495) produces MIYKPNWNYPSNSRKFAEFDIDTFKVANFKTLSNYVLLIWGISFLKTALLISDIYTCIKLLAFNTWSNDYVKPFLPFRISKWLFSTCILISVLLLLYDVINGLRIYGTKVITTCYMNNFARTSLSLSNYSVFCFFENITPDNRLQKIAFFSYFELKSCLRLLLADSPRQVINGLTLWSTLIAVNNSGDDPQSSDLKKLESLHGLINKIKRIGETNHEEAVILSFMLFSFILWTFFISKFIAALCCLYYVYKRLKNEYHLKGGLREYIWITINYNIERLIDKRLLSEDTSLEKETYVSSDITWERRLGDPQERIPSMIMGSNLQAYKHTIKGPYGMIAVHNGSSKYSLERIRSCSSANTLPSYYYSTPLTEANILTIDQNNWEPMHVFTPAKAYFRDNNYSY; encoded by the coding sequence atgatttacaaACCTAATTGGAACTATCCATCAAACAGCAGAAAATTCGCAgaatttgatattgatacCTTCAAAGTGGCCAATTTCAAGACCTTATCGAATTATGTTTTATTGATATGGGGGATTTCCTTTTTGAAAACAGCTCTCTTAATATCAGATATCTATACATGTATTAAGTTACTAGCATTTAATACATGGTCAAATGATTATGTTAAACCATTTCTTCCGTTCCGAATATCTAAATGGTTGTTTAGTACATGTATTTTAATCTCAGTTCTGTTACTACTTTACGATGTAATCAATGGTTTGCGAATATATGGTACAAAAGTCATTACAACTTGTtatatgaataattttgCTCGAACTTCATTATCTCTATCAAATTACTCTGTATTTTGCTTCTTCGAAAATATAACGCCAGATAATAGACTTCAAAAAATTGCATTTTTTAGttattttgaattaaaaAGTTGCTTGAGGTTACTTTTAGCTGACTCACCAAGACAAGTTATAAATGGATTAACTTTGTGGTCAACATTAATAGCAGTCAACAATAGTGGAGATGATCCTCAATCCAGtgatttaaagaaattggaatCATTGCATGGTCTTATTAATAAGATTAAAAGGATCGGAGAAACTAATCATGAAGAAGCTGTCATTTTATCATTCAtgttattttcatttattctttggacttttttcatttctaaaTTCATTGCAGCTCTATGCTGCTTGTATTATGTCTATAAAAGACTAAAGAACGAGTATCATTTAAAGGGTGGGCTTAGGGAATATATTTGGATCACCatcaattataatattgaGCGTTTAATAGACAAACGATTATTATCCGAGGACACCTCtttagaaaaggaaacataTGTTTCTTCTGACATAACATGGGAACGACGTCTGGGTGATCCGCAGGAACGTATACCTTCAATGATTATGGGTTCAAATTTACAAGCATACAAGCATACTATAAAGGGTCCATATGGAATGATTGCCGTTCATAATGGCTCgtcaaaatattcattgGAGAGGATTAGAAGTTGTTCATCTGCAAATACTTTACCAAGCTACTATTATAGTACACCTTTAACAGAAGCAAATATACTGACAATCGATCAAAATAATTGGGAACCAATGCATGTATTTACGCCTGCTAAAGCGTATTTTAGAGATAATAACTATTCGTATTAA
- the NDAI0G00210 gene encoding uncharacterized protein (similar to Saccharomyces cerevisiae BFA1 (YJR053W); ancestral locus Anc_1.494) yields the protein MQKPSIKYQGRKKPNQRLQFTLYMSAGTSVTDKWPSPTVSSMFSTLREKCKQITQVSFFSGKHNKKFKEILTTSDVVHRPFTSQTSIFDHNAMNDGLQNTDKPVYNMVVPYSKFPPFVNEIFPVENLEIWHLNAPNGPLPLVDKEEVESLRHSFEKLNIVQISIVTEVSVEEEIFLKGCSIQNMDSRISKKLVEVKSINRIKPMGEEKLINNVKSLIKDRIHITELDNTSKTFLLNTFLLEKFYHEENQFKKTVMKWFEEQNNHPNFYEIQYMVRNNVSPSI from the coding sequence ATGCAAAAGCCTTCGATTAAGTAtcaaggaagaaaaaaaccTAATCAGCGACTGCAATTTACTCTTTATATGTCAGCAGGTACTTCAGTGACAGATAAATGGCCTTCTCCTACTGTCAGTTCGATGTTCTCGACACTGAGAGAAAAATGCAAACAGATTACTCAAGTCTCTTTTTTCAGTGGGaaacataataaaaaattcaaagagATCCTCACTACTTCCGATGTTGTCCATAGGCCCTTCACTTCTCAAACCTCTATTTTTGATCATAATGCGATGAATGATGGTTTACAGAACACAGACAAGCCGGTTTATAACATGGTAGTACcttattcaaaatttccACCATTTGTAAACGAAATATTTCCAGTGgaaaatttagaaatatGGCATTTAAATGCTCCAAATGGACCTCTCCCTTTGGTGgataaagaagaagtagAAAGCCTAAGACATTCATTCGAAAAGCTTAATATAGTACAAATTTCAATAGTGACAGAGGTTTCCgtggaagaagaaatttttctGAAGGGTTGTTCAATACAAAACATGGATTCCCGTATTTCAAAGAAGCTGGTTGAAGttaaatcaataaataGGATAAAACCAATGGGTGAAGAAAaactaataaataatgtaaaatcattaataaagGACAGAATACACATTACAGAGTTGGATAATACTTCTAAAACATTTCTATTAAACACCTTCCTGTTAGAGAAATTTTATCATGAAGAAAATCAGTTTAAGAAAACTGTCATGAAATGGTTTGAAGAGCAGAATAATCATCCGAATTTTTATGAAATTCAATACATGGTAAGAAATAATGTATCTCCCTCAATATAG